One region of Prosthecobacter dejongeii genomic DNA includes:
- a CDS encoding EF-hand domain-containing protein: protein MKHSFVKTIIIAGVAMAPVIAQAQSKGAATPETTNPPLVNKAREDKERRVARQDPETRARNLATMFDRLDADSNGSLSREEFVKMGTRQPRKNMERKGKREPRDAEAKEMKKPEAEKDQETKRAADDTAAADKEAAAKATEKNRTTGTTGGTGSSASGSNADGSANTGTVAPRP, encoded by the coding sequence ATGAAACACTCATTCGTCAAAACCATCATAATCGCCGGAGTGGCGATGGCCCCTGTGATTGCCCAAGCTCAGTCCAAAGGTGCCGCAACGCCTGAAACCACTAATCCACCGCTTGTCAATAAAGCGCGGGAGGATAAAGAAAGACGCGTTGCACGCCAGGATCCAGAAACTCGAGCTCGTAACCTCGCAACAATGTTTGATCGGCTGGATGCAGATTCAAACGGTAGTCTTAGTCGCGAAGAGTTTGTGAAAATGGGCACGCGCCAACCACGCAAGAATATGGAACGTAAAGGCAAACGTGAACCTCGCGATGCGGAAGCGAAGGAAATGAAGAAACCTGAAGCCGAAAAAGATCAAGAAACCAAAAGAGCGGCTGATGATACAGCGGCGGCTGACAAAGAGGCGGCAGCTAAAGCGACGGAAAAAAATCGCACCACCGGGACCACGGGTGGTACAGGTAGTAGTGCCAGTGGCAGTAACGCAGATGGCAGCGCCAACACTGGCACCGTGGCTCCACGTCCTTAA
- the rplT gene encoding 50S ribosomal protein L20 — protein MPRATNAPASRKRRKRTLAKAKGFRGFRSTHFRYAKDAVRKAMTYSYRDRKVRKRTFRNLWIQRINAAARNVGITYSRLMEGLKFAGIEIDRKVLSDIAIKDEAAFVALANQAKAAMEKKNERVKAAA, from the coding sequence ATGCCAAGAGCCACCAACGCCCCCGCTAGCCGCAAACGCCGCAAGCGCACACTCGCTAAAGCCAAAGGCTTTCGCGGTTTCCGTTCCACCCATTTCCGTTATGCCAAGGACGCTGTCCGCAAGGCAATGACGTATTCCTACCGTGACCGTAAGGTCCGTAAGCGCACCTTCCGCAACCTGTGGATCCAGCGTATTAACGCCGCTGCGCGTAACGTTGGCATCACCTACAGCCGTCTCATGGAAGGTCTGAAGTTTGCCGGAATCGAAATCGACCGCAAAGTGCTGTCCGACATCGCCATCAAGGATGAGGCCGCCTTCGTCGCCCTCGCCAACCAGGCGAAAGCAGCGATGGAGAAGAAAAACGAGCGGGTCAAAGCTGCTGCTTAA
- a CDS encoding DHA2 family efflux MFS transporter permease subunit, producing MTPETAPSAASLAAPSPSLAILPWLVAVALFMENLDATILNTAVPTMSASLGVEPLSLKSVLTSYTLSLAVFIPVSGWMADRFGTKRVFSLAIVLFTIGSLLCAVAYNPPMLVVSRIIQGMGGAMMMPVGRIALVRSFPRSEMLRITTYVIIPALIGPLIGPSLGGAIIHWFSWRIIFLLNVPFAIVGLWLAHRHMPDFKDTQAPPLDRAGFVLFGAGIALLSYVLEVFGEHSQPPLVLAGMTLVSAILLTAYCRHSRRVARPLLAVHLFTIRTFRLSVLGGFITRLGVGGMPFLLPLLYQIGLGFPPWQAGLLTIPLALAAIGMKVISRPLLARFGHRTVLIVNTVLLGLTITVFTQVGPGTSIAMIIPLSFAQGFLSSLQFTSMNTLIFADVDDREASKASSLASTGQQMSASFGVALASMLTAWFLGGLNQTDPAQTVPALHRAFLTMGMLTMLSSFTFWGLKSSDGDNVSLHHSPSQPEA from the coding sequence ATGACACCTGAGACCGCGCCCTCTGCTGCCTCATTGGCCGCCCCTTCGCCGTCTCTGGCCATTCTGCCCTGGCTTGTTGCCGTGGCTCTGTTCATGGAAAATTTGGATGCCACCATCCTGAACACGGCGGTCCCCACCATGTCTGCCAGCCTCGGTGTGGAGCCATTGAGCCTGAAGTCCGTCCTCACCAGCTACACCCTCAGCCTCGCTGTCTTTATTCCTGTCAGTGGCTGGATGGCGGACCGCTTTGGCACCAAACGGGTGTTCTCCCTGGCCATCGTGCTTTTCACCATCGGCTCGCTGCTCTGTGCCGTAGCCTATAATCCGCCCATGCTGGTCGTCTCCCGCATCATCCAGGGCATGGGTGGGGCCATGATGATGCCGGTGGGCCGCATCGCCCTAGTGCGTTCCTTTCCCCGCTCGGAGATGCTACGCATCACCACCTACGTCATCATCCCGGCGCTCATCGGTCCCTTGATTGGTCCTTCACTCGGAGGGGCCATTATTCACTGGTTTTCCTGGCGCATCATCTTTCTGCTGAATGTGCCCTTTGCCATCGTGGGCCTCTGGCTGGCGCACCGCCACATGCCGGACTTTAAGGATACCCAGGCCCCGCCTTTGGACCGTGCGGGCTTCGTGCTTTTCGGAGCTGGCATTGCCCTTCTTTCCTATGTGCTGGAAGTCTTTGGCGAGCACTCTCAGCCGCCCCTCGTGCTTGCAGGAATGACCCTTGTCTCGGCCATCCTTCTCACAGCCTACTGCCGTCATTCCCGCCGCGTGGCCAGGCCCCTCCTGGCCGTGCACCTCTTTACCATCCGCACCTTTCGTCTCTCTGTGCTTGGTGGCTTCATCACCCGCCTGGGCGTCGGCGGCATGCCCTTTCTGCTGCCCTTGCTGTACCAAATAGGCCTCGGCTTTCCCCCGTGGCAGGCTGGTTTGCTCACCATCCCACTGGCCTTGGCCGCCATTGGCATGAAGGTCATCAGCCGTCCACTGCTGGCGCGTTTTGGTCATCGCACCGTGCTCATCGTAAACACCGTTTTGTTAGGCCTCACCATCACCGTCTTCACGCAGGTGGGGCCTGGCACCTCCATCGCGATGATCATCCCTCTCAGCTTCGCCCAGGGTTTCTTGTCCTCACTCCAGTTCACCAGCATGAACACCCTCATCTTTGCAGATGTGGATGATCGCGAAGCCAGTAAGGCCAGCAGTCTCGCCAGCACCGGTCAGCAGATGTCTGCCAGCTTTGGCGTGGCCCTCGCCTCCATGCTCACTGCCTGGTTTCTAGGCGGGCTGAATCAGACCGACCCCGCCCAGACGGTGCCAGCCCTGCATCGTGCCTTCCTAACAATGGGCATGCTCACCATGCTTTCCTCCTTCACATTCTGGGGCCTGAAAAGTAGCGATGGCGACAACGTCAGCCTCCACCATTCCCCCTCCCAGCCTGAGGCCTAA
- a CDS encoding aldo/keto reductase: MEYRQLGGSGFKVPALTLGTGTFGGGTEFFKEWGASDVAEASRLIDISLENGLTMFDTADIYSDGMAEEILGAAIKGRRDQVLISTKGTFRLGEGPNNVGSSRWHLIRSVENSLKRLGTDYIDLYQLHGFDAMTPVEEVMNTLDDLVRAGKIRYIGASNFSGWQLMKAQAYAEKFNLSRHVANQTYYSLIGRDYEWELMPLGLDQKIGAVVWSPLGWGRLTGKIRRNQPRPETSRLNYTLSNQYGPQVDDEYLYTVVDALDEVAGETGKSVPQVALNWLLQRPTVSTVIIGARNEEQLRQNLGAVGWNLTTEQVAKLDAASDKPKTYPYWHQVGFDERNPFPVK; encoded by the coding sequence ATGGAATACAGACAACTCGGCGGTTCCGGCTTCAAAGTCCCCGCCCTTACCCTCGGCACAGGCACCTTTGGCGGCGGCACGGAATTCTTCAAAGAGTGGGGCGCGTCCGATGTGGCCGAAGCCTCCCGCCTCATTGACATCAGCCTGGAAAATGGCCTAACCATGTTTGACACAGCGGACATCTACTCCGACGGCATGGCCGAAGAGATCCTGGGTGCTGCCATCAAGGGACGGCGCGACCAAGTGCTGATCTCCACCAAAGGCACCTTTCGCCTGGGCGAAGGACCAAACAATGTGGGCTCCTCCCGCTGGCACCTCATCCGCTCCGTGGAAAACAGTCTGAAGCGCCTGGGCACCGACTACATTGACCTCTACCAACTCCACGGCTTCGATGCCATGACTCCGGTGGAAGAGGTGATGAACACGCTGGATGACCTGGTGCGCGCGGGCAAGATCCGCTACATCGGGGCCTCCAATTTCTCCGGCTGGCAGCTCATGAAGGCGCAGGCTTATGCGGAGAAGTTCAACCTTTCCCGCCATGTGGCGAACCAGACTTACTACTCGCTGATCGGCCGCGATTACGAGTGGGAGTTGATGCCCCTGGGCCTGGACCAGAAGATCGGTGCCGTTGTCTGGAGCCCTCTGGGCTGGGGCCGCCTGACCGGCAAGATCCGCCGCAATCAGCCACGGCCTGAGACGAGCCGCCTGAACTACACGCTGAGCAACCAGTATGGCCCGCAGGTGGATGACGAGTACCTTTACACGGTGGTGGATGCACTGGACGAAGTGGCCGGGGAAACCGGCAAGTCCGTGCCCCAGGTGGCGCTGAACTGGCTGCTGCAGCGCCCCACCGTCTCCACGGTGATCATCGGTGCCCGCAATGAGGAACAACTGCGCCAGAATCTGGGTGCCGTCGGCTGGAACCTCACCACCGAGCAGGTGGCGAAACTGGACGCCGCCAGCGACAAACCGAAGACCTACCCCTACTGGCACCAGGTCGGTTTCGATGAGCGGAACCCGTTTCCCGTGAAGTGA
- the rpmI gene encoding 50S ribosomal protein L35, whose product MSKNAGIAKTRKAYSKRFKVTATGKVLRRKQGKRHILQNKSRKRKRNLGKVALVAEVDKAGVLANMPFSHRG is encoded by the coding sequence ATGTCCAAAAACGCTGGTATAGCAAAAACGAGAAAAGCTTACTCTAAACGGTTCAAAGTAACTGCAACAGGTAAGGTGCTCCGCCGTAAACAAGGCAAGCGCCACATCTTGCAGAACAAGAGCCGCAAACGTAAGCGTAACCTCGGTAAAGTCGCCCTCGTGGCAGAAGTGGATAAAGCAGGTGTGCTGGCAAATATGCCATTCTCACATCGCGGTTAA
- a CDS encoding mevalonate kinase family protein has product MLITTKAYARAGLVGNPSDGYFGKTISFIIRNFAAEITLFETPELTIEPNQRDHSVFGSIEELARDVRQNGYYGGIRLLKASVKRFFDYCTKQGLQLHGRNFTLRYHSNVPPQVGMAGSSAIITACWRALMAFYHVEIPKHVLPSLVLSVENDELCIPAGLQDRVIQAYEGVVYMDFNRASIEKLGYGIYEEIDPALLPPVYVAYTAKLSEGTEVFHNDIRGRWNRGEREIVSAMYQWANLAQRVRDLLLEKRGHEIGPLLNENFDLRRRLYKLGQGNLDMVEAARDCGASAKFTGSGGAIVGTYEDEAMFQRLQVALEPMNVAVIKPQIVPA; this is encoded by the coding sequence ATGCTCATCACCACGAAAGCCTATGCCCGCGCCGGTTTGGTGGGCAACCCTTCGGACGGCTACTTTGGCAAGACGATCTCCTTCATCATCCGCAACTTTGCGGCGGAGATCACCTTGTTCGAGACGCCAGAGCTGACCATTGAGCCGAATCAACGGGACCATTCCGTTTTCGGCAGCATCGAGGAACTGGCCCGCGATGTGCGCCAAAATGGCTACTACGGCGGCATCCGCCTGCTGAAGGCCAGCGTGAAGCGTTTCTTTGATTACTGCACCAAGCAAGGGCTGCAGCTGCATGGGCGGAACTTTACCCTGCGCTACCACAGCAATGTGCCGCCGCAGGTGGGCATGGCGGGCAGCAGCGCCATCATCACGGCCTGCTGGCGGGCGTTGATGGCTTTTTACCATGTGGAGATCCCCAAGCACGTGCTGCCCAGCCTGGTCCTGAGCGTGGAAAATGACGAACTCTGCATCCCCGCAGGCCTGCAGGACCGAGTGATCCAGGCTTATGAGGGGGTGGTGTACATGGACTTCAACCGGGCCTCGATCGAAAAGCTTGGCTATGGCATCTATGAAGAAATTGACCCCGCCCTGCTGCCGCCCGTTTATGTCGCCTATACAGCTAAGCTAAGCGAAGGCACTGAAGTCTTCCACAATGACATCCGTGGTCGCTGGAACCGCGGCGAGCGGGAAATCGTGAGCGCGATGTATCAGTGGGCCAACCTTGCCCAGCGAGTGCGCGACCTGCTGTTGGAAAAGCGGGGGCATGAGATCGGCCCCTTGCTGAATGAAAACTTCGACCTGCGCCGTCGCCTGTACAAATTGGGCCAAGGCAATCTAGACATGGTGGAGGCCGCCCGCGACTGTGGTGCCAGCGCCAAATTCACCGGTAGTGGCGGGGCCATCGTGGGCACCTATGAGGACGAGGCCATGTTTCAGCGGCTGCAGGTAGCTCTAGAACCCATGAACGTCGCAGTGATCAAACCGCAGATTGTGCCGGCGTAA
- a CDS encoding DUF2071 domain-containing protein, whose amino-acid sequence MILDTIHGLIERRVLLNYRIAPDILSQVLPRPFRPKLYSGHGVGGVCMIRFGQLRPRLLPSWLGMASENAAHRIAVEWDQDGTVQEGVYIPRRDTNSLFNKTLGGVVFPGIFQRSQFQVQESKTHLSLSVLRQDGGTEIAFRGSLAGALPAQSIFPSLAEAAGFFSLGATGYSATHSPGHYHGMELRSHDWTIAPLSVDSAQSCVFDDPQYFPAGSAEVDCALLMRGISHEWHSRPDLYLSVDGDSLTSRKP is encoded by the coding sequence ATGATTTTGGACACCATTCACGGATTGATCGAAAGAAGGGTGCTACTCAATTACCGGATTGCCCCAGACATCCTCTCTCAGGTGCTGCCCAGGCCCTTTCGTCCGAAGCTGTATTCAGGTCACGGAGTGGGAGGTGTGTGCATGATCCGTTTTGGCCAGCTCCGTCCTCGTCTGCTACCCTCATGGCTCGGAATGGCCTCGGAAAATGCTGCGCACCGCATTGCAGTGGAATGGGACCAGGATGGCACCGTGCAAGAAGGCGTTTACATCCCCAGGCGTGATACGAATTCCTTGTTCAACAAGACCTTGGGGGGAGTGGTTTTCCCTGGCATCTTCCAGCGCAGCCAATTCCAGGTTCAAGAATCTAAAACCCATCTTTCACTCTCGGTTCTGCGCCAGGATGGCGGCACGGAAATCGCGTTCAGAGGGAGTCTTGCCGGGGCCTTGCCCGCGCAAAGCATCTTCCCGTCCCTCGCGGAGGCTGCCGGATTCTTTTCTTTGGGGGCCACTGGCTACTCCGCCACGCATTCTCCTGGCCACTATCACGGCATGGAGCTTCGCTCTCACGACTGGACGATTGCTCCACTGTCCGTGGATTCCGCCCAATCATGCGTCTTTGACGATCCACAGTATTTCCCAGCAGGTTCTGCGGAAGTGGATTGTGCCCTTCTGATGCGTGGCATCTCTCATGAATGGCATAGTCGCCCAGATCTATATCTCTCCGTGGACGGTGATTCGCTAACGAGCCGGAAACCATAA
- a CDS encoding LLM class flavin-dependent oxidoreductase — translation MKTSSGLLYSVLDLAPILQGETAADSFRHSLKLAQQVEKWGYHRFWLAEHHNIPGVASAATSVVIGYIAGGTSTIRVGSGGIMLPNHAPLVIAEQFGTLESLYPGRIDLGLGRAPGGDQSAARALRRGLGSSGDTFPGDVQELQGFFSPALPGQKVRAIPGQGLNVPLYLLGSSTFSASLAAELGLPFAFASHFAPEMLHQAIGIYRTHFRPSATLAKPHVMVGLNVFAADSDEEATRLFSSLQQVFLHLIRGWPKQLQPPVDDIDALWNPVEEAQVSRMTRCSAVGSPESLRFQIESLLDETEADEIIATAHIHDPQARLHSFEIAAKVFQDLQKARA, via the coding sequence ATGAAGACTTCCTCCGGCCTGCTTTATTCCGTGCTGGATCTTGCCCCCATTTTGCAGGGTGAGACGGCGGCAGATTCCTTCCGCCATTCGCTAAAGCTGGCACAGCAGGTGGAGAAATGGGGTTATCACCGCTTTTGGCTGGCGGAGCATCACAACATCCCCGGTGTGGCCAGTGCGGCCACCTCCGTGGTCATCGGCTACATCGCGGGCGGCACGTCCACCATCCGTGTAGGCTCAGGCGGCATCATGCTGCCAAACCATGCGCCGTTGGTGATTGCCGAGCAGTTTGGGACGCTAGAGTCCCTGTATCCAGGGCGCATTGACCTGGGGCTGGGCCGTGCGCCGGGTGGAGATCAGAGCGCTGCCCGCGCCCTGCGCCGGGGCTTAGGCAGCAGTGGCGATACCTTCCCGGGAGATGTGCAGGAACTGCAAGGCTTCTTCTCCCCTGCCCTGCCGGGGCAAAAAGTGCGGGCCATTCCCGGCCAGGGATTGAACGTGCCGCTTTATTTGTTAGGCAGCAGCACATTCAGCGCCAGTTTGGCGGCAGAGCTGGGCCTGCCTTTTGCCTTTGCCTCCCACTTTGCCCCCGAGATGCTGCATCAGGCCATCGGCATCTACCGCACCCATTTCCGCCCGTCAGCCACCCTGGCCAAGCCTCATGTCATGGTGGGTCTGAATGTCTTTGCCGCCGATTCGGATGAGGAGGCCACCCGGCTCTTCAGTTCTCTGCAGCAGGTCTTTCTGCATCTGATCCGGGGCTGGCCGAAGCAACTGCAACCACCAGTGGATGACATTGATGCGCTGTGGAATCCGGTGGAGGAGGCGCAGGTGAGCCGAATGACCCGCTGCTCTGCCGTGGGCAGCCCGGAATCCCTGCGCTTCCAGATCGAATCCCTGCTGGACGAAACCGAAGCCGATGAAATCATAGCGACGGCACACATTCACGATCCGCAGGCCCGGCTGCACTCGTTTGAAATTGCGGCCAAGGTCTTCCAAGATCTGCAAAAAGCACGCGCCTGA
- a CDS encoding alkene reductase — translation MPTLFDSLQVGPLLLPNRIFMAPLTRSRAGSQRVPNALMAKYYRQRASAGLILSEATSVTPMGVGYANTPGIWSAAQVAGWKLVTQAVHEAGGRIFLQLWHVGRVSDPIFLDGALPVAPSAVRPAGHVSLVRPEKPFVTPRALELAELPGIIEAYRKGAQNALEAGFDGVEIHGANGYLLDQFLQTSTNQRTDDYGGSVENRARLMLEVTDAVISVWGADRVGMHLAPRCDAHDMGDANPLETFGYVARELGQRKIAFICARERQGPDSIGPALKKAFGGLYVANEKFTLESSNEILAAGDADAVAFGVPYIANPDLPERFAQGAELNPADPTTFYADGPVGYTDYPVL, via the coding sequence ATGCCTACACTTTTTGATTCGCTCCAAGTCGGTCCCCTGCTCCTGCCCAACCGCATTTTTATGGCTCCCCTTACCCGCAGCCGGGCGGGCAGCCAGCGCGTGCCGAATGCGCTGATGGCCAAATACTACCGCCAGCGTGCCAGCGCTGGCCTGATCCTCAGCGAGGCCACCTCTGTGACTCCCATGGGGGTCGGCTATGCCAACACACCGGGCATCTGGTCCGCTGCCCAGGTAGCCGGATGGAAACTGGTGACCCAGGCAGTCCATGAGGCTGGCGGACGCATCTTTTTGCAGCTTTGGCATGTGGGCCGTGTCTCAGACCCGATCTTTCTGGATGGTGCCCTACCTGTGGCCCCGAGTGCCGTGCGTCCCGCAGGCCACGTGAGCCTGGTGCGGCCTGAAAAGCCCTTTGTCACACCTCGTGCGCTGGAACTGGCCGAGCTGCCAGGCATCATCGAAGCCTATCGTAAAGGCGCACAAAATGCCCTGGAGGCTGGTTTTGACGGCGTGGAGATTCATGGGGCCAATGGCTACCTTCTGGATCAATTCCTACAGACGAGCACGAACCAACGCACGGACGACTACGGTGGCTCCGTGGAAAACCGTGCGCGGCTGATGCTGGAGGTGACCGATGCCGTGATCTCAGTCTGGGGCGCAGATCGTGTAGGCATGCACCTGGCCCCGCGCTGCGATGCCCATGACATGGGGGATGCAAACCCGCTCGAAACTTTTGGTTATGTCGCCCGTGAGCTGGGACAGCGGAAGATCGCATTCATCTGTGCGCGTGAGCGTCAGGGCCCAGACAGCATCGGACCGGCGCTAAAGAAAGCTTTTGGTGGCCTCTATGTGGCGAATGAAAAATTCACCCTGGAATCCAGCAATGAGATCCTGGCCGCTGGTGATGCCGATGCCGTCGCCTTCGGAGTCCCCTACATCGCCAATCCGGACCTCCCAGAACGTTTTGCCCAAGGAGCCGAGCTGAATCCCGCAGACCCGACGACGTTCTATGCGGACGGCCCGGTGGGCTACACCGATTACCCTGTGTTATGA
- a CDS encoding cupin domain-containing protein → MVDRLYLQACSESDSTVVFLDMFQYIALANEKHWQPGPYAGVELKILHKNDTTGGVVVLRKFHAGISVPAHTHPAANEWAWVLSGEWEEDGVTYTPGTLFYAPKGQSHGPHVAKTEVISLTMFDGPLTVI, encoded by the coding sequence GTGGTAGATCGTCTCTATTTGCAGGCTTGCAGTGAGAGTGATTCCACCGTTGTTTTTTTGGATATGTTCCAATACATCGCCTTAGCGAACGAAAAGCACTGGCAGCCCGGTCCTTATGCAGGAGTGGAGTTAAAGATTTTGCATAAAAACGACACAACAGGGGGCGTCGTAGTGCTGCGCAAATTTCATGCGGGAATCAGCGTTCCTGCTCATACTCACCCCGCAGCCAATGAGTGGGCGTGGGTGCTTTCCGGTGAATGGGAAGAGGACGGCGTTACTTACACTCCAGGCACCCTTTTTTACGCTCCCAAAGGGCAGTCTCATGGACCGCACGTCGCGAAAACTGAAGTGATCAGCCTGACGATGTTTGACGGTCCGTTGACAGTTATTTAA
- a CDS encoding beta-propeller domain-containing protein has protein sequence MRTFLSLLVLAPLVYAAEHRIQPGDNPQAIMDRAVPGDRLVFLPGEHRHLPVKHRALLYVDKSVEIELKEGAVLKLADRATKLEAAPEITTDQDAGKKLDDMEVGGQFDLLRPSIFTIVTDSEGRDGQPDTFAWGVFHNVDNPEGTTKLATSESKFGETPHKKVSITGDWQELEHGVKIRFGSQTGHNKGSRWFITYDGLEAYGIRIGHGRQPDYIENVRITGKGTIDMNATHNVQPGFLVKDINACVLIHGRVRDVIVEGITMTDTNRSVMCYGEHSGRFLPGGEVTPGESFDAENITIHRTRTLNPNGAGYLLGHPSFRGHLRQVKCNHNYMETAVTAIEPNFNLDGYEVIGNVIQSGGNAIHCWRHSKNGIIHDNLRIHDNTGKPVVIFGAPTGWEKPEPPLMRNNRNHLSDALHTEPANVPPFGRRVLVSDYGGDKISIIAADGRVEWEHPAEKPQDVWMLANGNILFSHLRGAREVTLGKKVVWEYISPKRTEVHGCQPLPDGSVMVVECGTQRLIEVARDGKIAREIPVPLKTQNTHDQMRGSRRTPDGRYLISAKGDRAVLELSAEGKLLREIKTPGDPHEVLELPNGHLLIACGEGEALIELDREGKTVWKIGTEEVPNNPLRLISGFQRLPDGHTIVINWLGHGYLSTTAQFFELDEQKKIVRQFTDHARFTSISKVQVLDIIGDPAKGEIWR, from the coding sequence ATGCGCACCTTCCTCAGCTTGCTGGTTCTTGCACCGCTTGTCTATGCCGCCGAGCACCGCATCCAACCTGGCGACAATCCTCAAGCCATCATGGACCGCGCAGTGCCGGGGGATCGACTCGTGTTTCTCCCCGGCGAACATCGGCATCTTCCAGTCAAGCATCGTGCGCTGTTGTATGTGGACAAATCCGTCGAGATCGAACTGAAAGAAGGCGCCGTGCTCAAGCTGGCTGACAGAGCGACCAAGCTCGAAGCAGCCCCCGAAATTACCACGGATCAAGATGCGGGGAAGAAGCTGGATGATATGGAGGTAGGTGGCCAATTTGATCTCCTACGTCCATCCATCTTCACGATTGTGACTGACTCCGAAGGCCGTGACGGGCAGCCAGACACGTTCGCCTGGGGAGTGTTTCACAACGTGGATAACCCAGAGGGAACAACGAAGCTAGCCACGTCCGAAAGCAAGTTCGGTGAAACACCACACAAGAAAGTTAGCATCACCGGAGACTGGCAGGAACTGGAGCACGGGGTGAAAATTCGCTTTGGCAGCCAGACTGGCCACAATAAAGGCAGTCGCTGGTTTATAACCTATGATGGACTGGAAGCCTATGGCATCCGCATCGGTCATGGTCGGCAGCCTGATTACATTGAAAATGTGCGCATCACTGGCAAAGGCACGATTGACATGAATGCCACGCATAACGTGCAACCAGGTTTCCTGGTCAAGGACATCAACGCGTGCGTTCTCATCCATGGGCGCGTGCGCGATGTCATCGTTGAAGGCATCACAATGACTGACACGAACCGCTCTGTGATGTGCTATGGGGAGCACAGTGGCCGTTTTCTTCCAGGGGGTGAAGTGACTCCAGGTGAGTCTTTCGATGCCGAAAACATCACCATCCATCGCACTCGCACCCTAAATCCTAACGGTGCGGGCTACCTACTAGGGCACCCCTCTTTTCGTGGCCATTTGCGCCAAGTGAAGTGCAACCACAACTACATGGAGACGGCCGTGACCGCCATCGAGCCTAACTTCAACCTTGATGGTTATGAAGTGATCGGGAATGTCATTCAAAGCGGGGGCAATGCCATTCACTGCTGGCGCCACTCAAAGAACGGCATCATCCATGACAATCTCCGCATCCACGACAATACAGGAAAACCAGTCGTCATTTTTGGTGCGCCGACAGGCTGGGAAAAACCTGAGCCACCCCTCATGCGTAACAATCGCAATCACCTTAGCGATGCCCTGCACACAGAGCCAGCCAATGTGCCACCTTTTGGTCGAAGGGTGCTCGTCAGTGATTACGGCGGCGACAAGATTTCCATCATAGCTGCGGACGGACGCGTGGAGTGGGAGCACCCGGCTGAGAAGCCCCAGGATGTGTGGATGCTGGCCAATGGTAACATCCTCTTTAGCCATCTTCGTGGAGCACGTGAAGTGACGTTAGGGAAAAAAGTCGTCTGGGAATACATCAGCCCAAAGAGAACGGAAGTTCATGGCTGCCAGCCTCTTCCTGATGGATCTGTCATGGTCGTCGAATGCGGCACTCAGCGACTCATTGAAGTCGCGCGTGACGGTAAAATCGCTCGTGAGATTCCCGTGCCGCTGAAGACCCAGAACACGCATGATCAGATGCGTGGTTCCCGCCGCACACCGGATGGCCGCTATCTCATCAGCGCCAAAGGCGACCGTGCAGTTCTCGAACTCAGTGCAGAAGGAAAACTTCTTCGGGAAATCAAAACCCCCGGAGATCCGCATGAAGTGCTGGAGCTTCCAAATGGCCATCTTCTCATCGCCTGCGGCGAGGGTGAGGCTCTCATCGAATTGGATCGTGAAGGCAAGACCGTGTGGAAAATCGGAACTGAGGAAGTGCCCAACAACCCGCTCCGGCTAATCAGCGGCTTTCAGCGTCTGCCCGATGGTCATACGATCGTCATCAACTGGCTTGGCCATGGCTACCTGAGCACCACCGCTCAATTTTTCGAGCTGGACGAGCAGAAAAAAATCGTCCGCCAGTTTACCGACCATGCCCGATTCACCAGCATCAGCAAAGTCCAGGTGCTGGACATAATTGGGGACCCTGCCAAAGGTGAGATCTGGCGCTGA